CAAAATTGCTCGGAGCGCTCGGGCAAGAGGTGACGAAAGCTAAACGCGAGTAAGATCGTAAGCGGTGCTGCGATAAAAAAGGCTTCCCAGTTTCTCCTGGGCGTAATGCGAGAGAACATTTTGTGGCTGCCAAAAAACCGTGAAATCGCAAGCGAGAGATTGTCGAACACTTCCGTTAGAATAGTAATGTAAATAGCCAAATAGGGGCCGCGATCAAGTTTTAAAATCCAACCCATGTGCAGAAACGACCACCCTAGAAGCATAAATGCCATAAGGGTGAGCGCCATGTACTGGATCATTTGCTTATGGGAATTTCGAACAATGGGAATCAGACAAACCGCGCCAAAAAAGATCATCGGCATCAGGTTGTAAAGTTCGCGGTTACCGACGTGAATCAGATATGCAAGCCCACAGACCCCTAGGTAGGACATCCAGACAAAATAAGATCGATGGTACATGCCGGTTAACTGAAAGAAGATTTTGAATGCCATGATCGTCACGATACCAAGACCGACAAGCGCCCAGGGTCCTGAGGCGCCCAGCAATACAAAAAGAATGGGTGTGGCCACCGACCAGCTAATCAGACTCGCCCAGCCCGCCTGCGTGTGGGTGTTTCGATTGCGAAAGAAGAAGAAAACGCCTGTCAAAGTCAGGAGGACACTCATGACGATTGTGAACGTCTGTACGTATATGGGTTCGTTCCAAATCTTCCACATAAATTAAAGTCTCTCGATTCCGTAGTCTTTCATTTTCTTATACATGCTAGATCGTGAAATTCCTATTTTCTCGGCGGCTATATCCAGATCTGGCCATCTCTGAACGGCCTCACGGATTACACCGGCCTCAAAACGTGCCGTCAGCTCGACCAGGCCAAGGCTGAGATCGATTTCCGATCGAAATTTTGGTGCGTCTGTGGATCCTGTCGGTAACGCTAACAGCACATCCTCTGCTCGTACAATTGGTAGCGGCGAGACTAGACAAACTTGTTCGCAAAGACGCTTTAGCTCGCGAACATTTCCGTTCCATTTGTGTTTTTCAAGAACCTCAATCGCGTCCTCGGTCAGCGTTTTATTGCGACGAGGTCGCTCGAGGCCTAAAAAATAGGTAGCGAGTTCTTTGATATCCTCAATTCGGTTCCGAAGAGCTGGAAGCTTTAGGCGTTTTCCGCTGACTCGCCACATGAGGTCTTCCCGAAAGTCGCCGTTCGCGACCATTTCCGCGAGATCGCGATTGGTGGCCGCAAGAACCCGGACCGATACTTTGGTGGTTTCACGTGCGCCGACCCTGCGAATTTCTCCGGATTCTAAAAATCTTAAAAGCTTCGCCTGATTGGCGGCTGGCAGGGCTTCGATTTCATCTAAGAAAAGGTCGCCACCATTGGCCGCCTCTGCAAGGCCGATTCTGTTTTGATCAGCCCCAGTGAAGGCGCCTTTGACATGACCAAACATCTCGCTTTCAAACACTGATTCGGGAATCGCGCCGAGATTGACTTGAATGTACGGGCGGCTGGCTTGTCCAGACTCTTGTCGATGGATCAACCACGCAGCGACTTCTTTTCCTGTTCCGGATTCACCTTCGATTAAAATCGGACCTCGTTCCGCTTTCAGAGCGGCGATCGATCGCAAAACTTCTTGGGAGGCTGCCGAGCTTCCAACCCACCGGGGTTCGTCGGGCCGAAAGCGGGAAGCTTCCTTTAAACGGGCAAGCGCTTCAATTTTATCTAAAGTTTGAAGAAATTCTTCTGCGCCAATGGGTTTAGCAAGAAACCGGGTAGCGCCGGAATCGAGTCCTAGCTCCATCAGATTTCTGTCAAGATCGCCGGACATCGCAACGAATTCGAGATGCGGGTTGAGCGACCTCAAATGTCTCAAAACCAACAGTCCCTCTGCTTTTTCGAGATTCCCAGTCAAATGCATATCGACAAAAACCGCTGTGATTCCGTCGAGCCGCGTGAGCGCCAATGCTGCTTCGGCCGTGCTGCAGGAAGAAATTGACCAATTTGAAGGCAGCGCTAGCCGAAGCGATGCCGAGACGAGGTCGTCATCGTCGACAATCAGAACGCGGCGAGTAACTTCATTCGTTGGTCGAGGCTTAACGGAATCAGAGTTGGCCATAATGACATTTTGTCCTTCGAGGTAGTACTCAGCCAAGGTTCACTATGTCATTATGGCCTCATGCGAAAAAAGTCGAAACTGCGTATTGTATTGTTAGAGGCGATCCACCCCGGTGCGAAATTCACCTTGGAAAGTGCTGGTTATGAAGTTGAACTGTTGCCAGATTCCCCCTCGGGAGCCGCACTCGATGCGGCGTTAGCTTCGGCGAACGTCGTTGGTATTCGGTCAAAAACGCAGCTGACTGCGGACGTCCTGAAGCGCCATCCTCAAATTGAGCTCATCGGCTGCTTTTGTATCGGCACCGACCAGGTTGATACCAAGCGCGCCGGAATCTTAGGAATTCCTGTTTTCAATGCGCCACATTCAAACACGCGAAGTGTCGCAGAACTTGTGATCGCTGAAATCGTGGCACTTTCGCGGCAACTTGGCGACCGCAACACGAATGCACATAAAGGCGTGTGGACGAAGTCGGCTGATGGTGCCCATGAGGTGCGCGGCAAAACATTGGGGATTGTCGGTTACGGGCACATTGGCAGCCAAGTGAGTGTGTTGGCGGAGGCCTTCGGTATGAAGGTTTTGTTTTATGACGTCGTCAAAAAACTCCCGCTTGGCAATTCTCAAGCTGCTAACAAGCTGATCGATCTGCTGAAGGTTTCTGATTTTGTGAGCCTCCATGTTCCCGATACAAATCAAACCAAGGGCATGATTGGCGAAAAAGAAATCGGTGCGATGAAAGACGGCGCAGCACTTATTAATGCCAGCCGGGGGACAGTCGTTGATATTGACGTTTTGGCGAAGGCAATTAGGTCCGGAGCACTTTCCGGTGCGGCGATTGACGTTTTTCCCGACGAGCCTGCCAACAATAAACAAAAGTTTGTCAGCCCTTTGCAGGGCCTTCCAAATGTGATTCTCACTCCGCATATTGGCGGAAGCACGCTTGAGGCTCAAGAATCGATTGGATTAGAAGTCGCGCAGAGTTTTATTTCCTTTTTGACCAGAGGAACTACGACGGGGGCCGTAAACTTTCCGACCATTGATCTCGCCATGGTCCACGAAGGTGCGCACAGAATAATTAACGTTCATAAAAATGTGCCGGGAGTCTTAGGCGAAATTAACTCAATTATTTCTGATCACGGAGCGAACATCCTCGCGCAAGGCCTCGCAACGGATAGCGCCGTCGGCTATCTCATTACAGACGTGTCGGGAGCCAAAGGGGATCAGTTGGTTGCTGATGTCTCTAATTTGAAGACCAGCCTTAGGACTAGGCTTTTGGTTTAGTGGGTGGCATACCGTCTGACTTCAAATGAAGTTGCAAGGCGACGAGGCGTTTTCGACGTTCTGATATCAGTTTATCGATACGGTCGAGAGCACTAGCAAGTTTTGTCAGCTTGCGGTCCTGGGACTCAGAAAGAGTCAGTTTCTGCCGAACGGTTTCCTCTCGATAGGCATCTACCAGTCCTCCTGCGATGGCTAGAGGATTTGCGAGGTCGTGAAGAAATTCACGATCCTCTTGGGTCAGCGATGCAAAATCTAGATTTTCAATATCGATAATTTTATCGGACATAGACCTTGAATTCTTCTCGCTATATTGGCAAGAAGCAACTGTCTCAATTCGAATCATTGAAGTGGGTCGAACGCTCAACCATTTCATAGAAATATCCGATAGAAATACGATGGTAGAACTCCTCATTGTCGAGGATGAAGAAGAGATTCTTGATCTTCTTTTAACAATTTTAGGCGACCTCCGTGTTTCGGTGGATGGGGTTGCCCGTGCTGTGCGGCTGACTCCAGCCCGCAATGGCAAACAGGCTTTAGACCTCATTTTGAAAAATTGGTACGATGCTATTCTTTCGGACATCCACATGCCGGTCATGGACGGGCTCGACTTACTCGCAAACCTGCGCGGGCTCGGAAAAGAAATTCCACTCGTTTTCTTGACTGGTTTCGGCGATAAAGAACACGCTGTTCGAGCGCTTCGCCTTGGATGTTTTGATTTTCTCGACAAGCCGTTTGATGTCGCTCGCTTGCGAGCCGTTGTTCATAGGGCTACTGAAGTCGGGTTTCGCGGTCGCGATTTGGAGCAAGCGCTGGAGCTAAAACTATTGCCGTTCGCGCATCTCCCAGCTGATCGCTATCGTCAGCTGCGTCTTGTTTTTCGCTCAATGCTGATTATCGAACACCACGGGATGAAGACTGATGCGGCGAAGTCGCCAGCCGAACCTCCGCCGACATCCTTGCAAAGTCTTCTTGATCAACAGGTTGCACAAAAGCCGATACGAAATAAACGCTCGTCCGTAAAACCGAAGCCGAAAAAAAAATCGGTTAAACGAGCTGCCTAATATTATTCTGACTTTTTAGTTTTCGATGAGCTGTCATTTAGCATGATGGTGCGTAAGGCATTTCGAAATTGCTCATAGCGATCAGGCGGCATCGAGGCCGCATATCGTGCCATCTTTTTTTCGAACTCTATTTCCGAAATCCGGCGTCGGTAACCGAGTTCTGCGGATGCTTTCACGGCTTCGCGAATTTGCTCGCTGTGCCAGGGCTTTTCAATCAAATCAAAAACTCCAAGGCGGATTGCGCGAATAGCCATCGCCTTATCGGCGTGGCCGGAAATCAAAATCACTTTGGTCGCAGGTTCGATCTTTTGAAGCTGAGTGACCAGTTCGAGACCATCTAATGCAGGCATGCGAATGTCCGAGACGACTACGTCAAATCTTGACCCTTTTAAAAGCTCGAGTGCAACTAAACCGTTTTCTGCAGTTTGGAAGGCGAGTGGAATTTTGAATCCATCAATTTCGATGATCAATCCTCGCAATTGGTCCGTGAGAACATCGAGAATGTCAGGTTCGTCGTCGACTATTAAAATTCGCGGTTGAAGTTCTTCCATCATAACATTTTTCCTGGATTCATAATTCCATCTGGATCAAAAACGCTTTTTAATTGCCGCATGATTTGTATTTCAGCAGCCGATCGGGTGTTCGATAGGTCATCCTTTTTCACAAGGCCTACACCGTGCTCGGCTGAAACCGAACCGCCGAGTTCAGCGATGATTTTGAAAAGATCAGCATTGACGCCCTTGCAGCGTTTTAAAAAGTCGATGCGATCCATGCCGTTTGGTTTTAAGATATTAATGTGCATATTGCCGTCTCCGATGTGCCCAAACCACACGACTTGAAAGTCTGGGTAGCCCTTTTTTAAAACGGCATCTGTTTTTGCTAGAAATTCAGGAACTTTGGCGACGGTCACAGAAACATCATTCTTGTACGGCGTGAAAGGCGCTGAGGCCTCGGATATGTCTTCCCGTAAACGCCAAAAATCACGGGACTGCGCTTCAGATTGGGCAATTGCACCGTCTAAAACCCATCCGGCCTCAAGGCAGTGTTCAAAAGATTCTAGAATTGATGCCTCGGTTGAGGCGTCCGTGTTTTCAACTTCGATCAAAAGGTAATTGGGGCAGTCGGTACCAAGAGGTTTCGGTAGGTGGGTGTGAGCAACGACGGTACGAAGCGCTACGTCGGAAAAGAATTCGAAAGCCGTTAAGGGCAATTGAGTGCGAAAGCGATTGAAGACTTTCATCACAGAATCTAAGTCCGAAAGGCCTAGGATCATAACAGTTAAAGGTTTGGGCGGCGAAGTAAGCCGCACAAGAGCTTCGACCACAAAACCGAGTGCGCCTTCTGATCCGATAAAGAGGTGCCGAAGATCAAAGCCGGTCGCGTTCTTTACAAGACCCTTATTCAAGTCAATAAGTTCTCCGGCACCTGTGACAACTGTGAGACCTGCGATCCAATCGCGCGTCAGTCCGTAGCGAAGTACTTTTACGCCTCCGGCATTGGTGGCGATGTTTCCACCAATGTGACTTGAGCCGCGAGCAGCAAAGTCGACGGGATAGTAGGCATCATTGGCTTTAGCAAAATTTTGCAGTGCCTCTGTGACGACTCCAGGCTGAACCCGCACCGTGCGATCTAGCTCGTTGTAATCAAGAATCCGGTTCATCCGTTCAAAGCTGACAACCACTTCGCCGTTCGTCGCACAGGCACCACCACTGAGCCCCGTGCGCCCGCCTGAGGGAACGAGACCCACGTGGTTTTTTCTTGCCCACTTTACAAGACGAACGACTTCGTCCGCTTCGACGGGAAACACGATCGCTGATGGTCGAATATCAAAATGGCGTGTCCAATCGCGTCCGTAATGTTGCAGAGACGTCGAGTCTGTTAGTACTCGGTCCGCTGACAACGCTGATTTAAGCTCGTCTAAATGGGTAGAAGCTAAGGTCGTGTTCAGAGTCATTGGACTATCTTAGGGGAGCTTAAGCCCATCTGCCAAGGTCATCTCAGATTGATTATCTTTTATTTCGGCCGGCAGTAGTTTCATGAATTTCGCGGGCGAGCTCCGCGAGATATAGAAAATCGTTGTCTTTCTCGAGATCAAGAGGAAGGCCTGCGGCGCGGGATGTCGTAATTTTGCGTAAAACTTTGATAGCGGCAGGTACGGACTCCTCTGCCGAAGTCGAGCCATGTTCAACGAGGCGTTCTGCAACTTCGCCGACTTGGCTGACCTCTGGTAAACCATAAGTTTTTCCAGTGCCTTTTAGCTTATGAAACTCGGTTTCAACTTCATTATACTTACCTTCACGAAGAAGCTTTTCGATCCCGTCAGCTCGCGAAGGTAGGGCTTCGAGATAAGCTTTTCGAAGTTCTGCCAGAACGTCATGAATGCTCATGCAACTCTCGCCATTTCGTTTTCGCGCCACTTAGGTAGCGTGAACCAAAAGCTTGAACCTTTTCCGATCGTGCTCTCCACACCAATCGATCCGCCATGTTCTGCCACCAAGGCCTTTGCAATCGCTAGCCCAAGACCAGTTCCCTTGACGAGTGGATTGGATGCGGTTGCACCTTGACGGAATTTTTCGAAGATAAGCTGTTGGTCTTCAGCCGCGATTCCCGGGCCTTGATCTGCGACACTGACGACGAGGTCGCCAGTTTTCGCACGGCTAATAGTAACGCGGACAGAACTGCCTTTAGGACTAAACTTGATTGCATTCGACACAAGATTTGTAAGGACTTGCTGCATTCGATCCCGGTCGATACTGACTTCAATCGAGGGGATCGACACCAATTCAAGGCGAACGTCTGCTTTCATTGCTAGACCGGATAAACCTTCCAAGGTTTTGCCGCAGAACTCATCCCACTGTACCCAGTTTAAGTTCAGCGGAAGTCCGCCGGATTCAATTTTGGCGAGATCAAGTAGGTCGTTGATCAGCCTAATTAGTCGGTCGGTTTCTCCTTCGGCAATTTTAATCAAGCGCAAACTTCCCACATCCAATTGACCGACGACTCCACTTGCAAGAAGAGAGAGGCTGCCCTTGATCGAAGTCATCGGAGTGCGAAGCTCGTGGCTAGCGATGGAAAGAAATTCAGACTTCGCTTGATCAAGTCGCTTCAGTTCGTCGGTCGTGTTGATAACTTTTTGAGCTAGCGAATTAAATGTGCGCTGCAAATCGCCGAGCTCAGTTTGATCAGGCTGCGAAAACTGAAAGCTATAGCGATCGACTAGAAAGTCCAGCATTCGGCGAGACAAGCGATTGATCGCCTTAAAAATACGCGCGTGAATTGTCAGTACGATCAAAAACAGACCGAGACCTAGTATGCCGGTCGAAAGCATCATTAGTTTTTCGAATCGAGATTCGATTTCACCTCGGCGTCCGCGATTGCGATCATAGTGGTTTGCTTCGACTTTCAGCGCGCGGCGAATCGAACGTCGAAGTTCAGTTCTATTCTTTGTGGCGTACGTGGTGACTGCGCCACCAAAGGCTTTGCGGCGATCGTCTTCTCTGAGGCGATCGCGTTCTAGCTGCAGACGACGAAATGTATCATCGTGGTAGGGAAGGTCTTCCATCAATAAGAGGACCGAACGGGTTTCCATTGATTCATTCATAGCGCGGTCGTACGCATCGACTTCTCGACGTGTTTCATAAGCTTTGTAGCCAGCGAATCCTGATCCGCCAATCACAACTGCCGTTAGAAGATTGAGTTGCGTGCGAATCGTACTCAACCAGCCCCCTGTGACTGACTGTTCAGAATAGAGTCAATCCGCGCGCAAATCTCTGTCGGTTCGAAGGGCTTAGGGATGAACCCCGTCGCCAAGCCAAGAAACGCCTTGATGTCTCGCTCGTCGTTTTTCGCACTAAGAAAAATGATGGGCGTGGTTACAATACCGGCCTGGCGAATTTCGGCCGCTGCTTGAAGGCCCGATTTTATCGGCATCATGCCATCTAAAATAATCAAATCAAATGCCTGGCGGGTTGCCATGCTGACAGCCGCTGCGCCATCGCCCACTAGCTCGACGGTATGACCGCCAATTTTTTCGAGGCTTATTTGAATGACGATCGACACGGACGGATCGTCTTCAGCAAGCAAGATATGCATCGTCATTTCCTCGTGTACTAAAGTCGTTCATGCTGCCTTTGTTCCCTTTTTGCTCTGTGCTGCCTTGGCCTGAATGAATTGGCGGACCTTGCCAAGGCTTCGATCATCGAGAGCGTGAAAGCTCGCGCGAATTTCGAATGTTTTTTCTACCGATCCCGGAGTGCAGCTTTTCACTTTCGCCTGCGGACGCGGAATTCCAATGCGATCAAAAATCTCTGCATCCAGATTGAGTACGGTTCCCTCGAGAAGTTTATGATCAGAATCTAGAAGCACGCCAGATTCCGAAATCCCGCTAATTACGATCGCAACAGAACATTTGGCGACTTCTTCCATTTGAACTTCCCCAAAGCGGGCTGCTTTGCGAGCTTGTTCACTTTGCGAAATCAGTTCTGTCACTTTTTTGATAAAGCGCTCGGGGTCGATCGGCTTCACGATATAGTCCTGCGCTCCGACGGCGAGTGCACGTTCGACATCTCGCTTTTCGCGGCGACCAGTGATCATCGCAATTGGAATCAGGTCATAGGTTGGAATTTGTTTTATCGAGCGTATGAGATCGTATCCAGAATGTGGCTGCATGTTGGCATCAGTGATGACAACATCGAACTCGAGCTCTCGGGCTTGCTCGAGCGCTTCCATTGCACTGGTGCAAAGTACGACATCGATTTTGGCGAAGGCCAAAAGCTTTGCAGCGATTTCTAAAAAGTCTCGATCGTCATCGACCAGTAATATCTTTGCCATAATTCTCTACTGAAGTTTTCGGAAAAACTGAGGAGAATCACGAGTCCTGATGACGTTTCGCTTCGATTCCTTGGGGTCGAATTCCCAAAGCCATGTAGATCGGGCATAGGCGCCATGCGCCGGTTGCCGCAAGCACGACCCCGACCCAGGTCCAGGATGGACCGCCAGCAAAGGCCCAGGCCGTTAGGATGGTTCCAGAAAGTAGGCGGACGACTTGACCGGTTTTCGACACATTGCACTTCATGATATTCGACAAACTAGCTCGCTCGCCCCATTCTCTGCAACACTGGACCTAAAGCACCGTGCAGGAATTTTAGGATGAGAGAGGCAATTTATGTCGCAGTCGGGGAACAGATCGCCAATAGCAACCCAAATGACGAAGCAGCTGGGTATCGATTTCCCGATTATCGGCGCACCGATGTTTTTGGTCTCGAATGTCGACATGGTCGTTGCTATCTCTGAAGCTGGTGCTATCGGGACTTTTCCAGCGCTCAATTATCGACCGATTGAAAAGTATCGGGAAGCTCTGATCGAAATGAAGAAGCGCACGAAGAAGCCAATTGGTGTCAATGTGATCGTGAATAAGTCGAATACTCGCCAAACGGAAGATATTCGGATTGCGCTCGATCAAGGTGTCGAACTGTTCATTACCTCGCTGGGAAGTCCGGCATCGGTGATTCGCGAAGCGCACAAGAATGGCGCTAAAGTTTATTGTGATGTCACGAATCTCGAGCATGCGAAAAAAGTGGCTGATCTAGGGGCTGATGGTATCGTTGCCGTCGGTACGGGAGCCGGCGGTCACGCTGGGCCGATTTCCCCGTTGGTGCTTGTTCCTTGGCTTGCGCGCGAAATGAAAATTCCAGTCATTCTGGCCGGCGGTGTGGCGCACGGGTCGCAAATTTTAGCCGCTTTAGCCCTCGGGGCAAGTGGCGTTC
The window above is part of the Deltaproteobacteria bacterium genome. Proteins encoded here:
- a CDS encoding phosphatidate cytidylyltransferase, with the protein product MWKIWNEPIYVQTFTIVMSVLLTLTGVFFFFRNRNTHTQAGWASLISWSVATPILFVLLGASGPWALVGLGIVTIMAFKIFFQLTGMYHRSYFVWMSYLGVCGLAYLIHVGNRELYNLMPMIFFGAVCLIPIVRNSHKQMIQYMALTLMAFMLLGWSFLHMGWILKLDRGPYLAIYITILTEVFDNLSLAISRFFGSHKMFSRITPRRNWEAFFIAAPLTILLAFSFRHLLPERSEQFWIASGIAAVFGGSLGDLVLSVIRRDLGIKDVGVFIIGRGDFLSVIDRLIFVAPIFYYLMWYLEAQKHLPVVP
- a CDS encoding sigma-54-dependent Fis family transcriptional regulator, whose protein sequence is MANSDSVKPRPTNEVTRRVLIVDDDDLVSASLRLALPSNWSISSCSTAEAALALTRLDGITAVFVDMHLTGNLEKAEGLLVLRHLRSLNPHLEFVAMSGDLDRNLMELGLDSGATRFLAKPIGAEEFLQTLDKIEALARLKEASRFRPDEPRWVGSSAASQEVLRSIAALKAERGPILIEGESGTGKEVAAWLIHRQESGQASRPYIQVNLGAIPESVFESEMFGHVKGAFTGADQNRIGLAEAANGGDLFLDEIEALPAANQAKLLRFLESGEIRRVGARETTKVSVRVLAATNRDLAEMVANGDFREDLMWRVSGKRLKLPALRNRIEDIKELATYFLGLERPRRNKTLTEDAIEVLEKHKWNGNVRELKRLCEQVCLVSPLPIVRAEDVLLALPTGSTDAPKFRSEIDLSLGLVELTARFEAGVIREAVQRWPDLDIAAEKIGISRSSMYKKMKDYGIERL
- the serA gene encoding phosphoglycerate dehydrogenase, producing MRKKSKLRIVLLEAIHPGAKFTLESAGYEVELLPDSPSGAALDAALASANVVGIRSKTQLTADVLKRHPQIELIGCFCIGTDQVDTKRAGILGIPVFNAPHSNTRSVAELVIAEIVALSRQLGDRNTNAHKGVWTKSADGAHEVRGKTLGIVGYGHIGSQVSVLAEAFGMKVLFYDVVKKLPLGNSQAANKLIDLLKVSDFVSLHVPDTNQTKGMIGEKEIGAMKDGAALINASRGTVVDIDVLAKAIRSGALSGAAIDVFPDEPANNKQKFVSPLQGLPNVILTPHIGGSTLEAQESIGLEVAQSFISFLTRGTTTGAVNFPTIDLAMVHEGAHRIINVHKNVPGVLGEINSIISDHGANILAQGLATDSAVGYLITDVSGAKGDQLVADVSNLKTSLRTRLLV
- a CDS encoding response regulator, which produces MVELLIVEDEEEILDLLLTILGDLRVSVDGVARAVRLTPARNGKQALDLILKNWYDAILSDIHMPVMDGLDLLANLRGLGKEIPLVFLTGFGDKEHAVRALRLGCFDFLDKPFDVARLRAVVHRATEVGFRGRDLEQALELKLLPFAHLPADRYRQLRLVFRSMLIIEHHGMKTDAAKSPAEPPPTSLQSLLDQQVAQKPIRNKRSSVKPKPKKKSVKRAA
- a CDS encoding response regulator → MMEELQPRILIVDDEPDILDVLTDQLRGLIIEIDGFKIPLAFQTAENGLVALELLKGSRFDVVVSDIRMPALDGLELVTQLQKIEPATKVILISGHADKAMAIRAIRLGVFDLIEKPWHSEQIREAVKASAELGYRRRISEIEFEKKMARYAASMPPDRYEQFRNALRTIMLNDSSSKTKKSE
- a CDS encoding FAD-binding oxidoreductase translates to MTLNTTLASTHLDELKSALSADRVLTDSTSLQHYGRDWTRHFDIRPSAIVFPVEADEVVRLVKWARKNHVGLVPSGGRTGLSGGACATNGEVVVSFERMNRILDYNELDRTVRVQPGVVTEALQNFAKANDAYYPVDFAARGSSHIGGNIATNAGGVKVLRYGLTRDWIAGLTVVTGAGELIDLNKGLVKNATGFDLRHLFIGSEGALGFVVEALVRLTSPPKPLTVMILGLSDLDSVMKVFNRFRTQLPLTAFEFFSDVALRTVVAHTHLPKPLGTDCPNYLLIEVENTDASTEASILESFEHCLEAGWVLDGAIAQSEAQSRDFWRLREDISEASAPFTPYKNDVSVTVAKVPEFLAKTDAVLKKGYPDFQVVWFGHIGDGNMHINILKPNGMDRIDFLKRCKGVNADLFKIIAELGGSVSAEHGVGLVKKDDLSNTRSAAEIQIMRQLKSVFDPDGIMNPGKML
- a CDS encoding Hpt domain-containing protein, translating into MSIHDVLAELRKAYLEALPSRADGIEKLLREGKYNEVETEFHKLKGTGKTYGLPEVSQVGEVAERLVEHGSTSAEESVPAAIKVLRKITTSRAAGLPLDLEKDNDFLYLAELAREIHETTAGRNKR
- a CDS encoding response regulator transcription factor, with product MTMHILLAEDDPSVSIVIQISLEKIGGHTVELVGDGAAAVSMATRQAFDLIILDGMMPIKSGLQAAAEIRQAGIVTTPIIFLSAKNDERDIKAFLGLATGFIPKPFEPTEICARIDSILNSQSQGAG
- a CDS encoding response regulator encodes the protein MAKILLVDDDRDFLEIAAKLLAFAKIDVVLCTSAMEALEQARELEFDVVITDANMQPHSGYDLIRSIKQIPTYDLIPIAMITGRREKRDVERALAVGAQDYIVKPIDPERFIKKVTELISQSEQARKAARFGEVQMEEVAKCSVAIVISGISESGVLLDSDHKLLEGTVLNLDAEIFDRIGIPRPQAKVKSCTPGSVEKTFEIRASFHALDDRSLGKVRQFIQAKAAQSKKGTKAA
- a CDS encoding DUF2892 domain-containing protein, with the protein product MKCNVSKTGQVVRLLSGTILTAWAFAGGPSWTWVGVVLAATGAWRLCPIYMALGIRPQGIEAKRHQDS
- a CDS encoding nitronate monooxygenase, whose product is MTKQLGIDFPIIGAPMFLVSNVDMVVAISEAGAIGTFPALNYRPIEKYREALIEMKKRTKKPIGVNVIVNKSNTRQTEDIRIALDQGVELFITSLGSPASVIREAHKNGAKVYCDVTNLEHAKKVADLGADGIVAVGTGAGGHAGPISPLVLVPWLAREMKIPVILAGGVAHGSQILAALALGASGVHVGTRFIASREAGVDDAYKNAVVSASPEDIVLTTRISGTPAAVINTDYVKKIGTDLPLALRILKEHPLTKKYAVPLIHYLGMKSLEVAAGGAGEKPSWKTVWSAGQSVGLVDEIMDCRSIVEKLVREYRESAAVLPG